DNA sequence from the Desulfovibrio subterraneus genome:
TCATGCCCTTGGCATGGAAGCCGTAGTGGAGGTGTTTGATGAAAAAGATCTGGAAATGGCCCGCGAGGTCGGTTCGCGAATCATACAGGTGAACAACAGAAATCTGGATACCTTGCAAACTGACCTTGCCATTTGCGGGCGACTGGTGCAGGACCGAAGCATAGCTGAAGTTTGGATAGCCGCCAGCGGTATATCCACCCCGGAGGACAGGCTGCATGTTGCCGCTCTGGGATATGACGCAATGCTGGTGGGCACCGCGCTCATGCAGGGAGGCGCTCCGAAAAGGGCGCTGCAAACCCTGCTGGCGTAAGGCTCTGCAGCAGGCAAGGAGAACAGGAAATCATGTTGGACAAGGAAATCTTCGTTAAGGTGTGCGGCATTACCAGCCAGCACGATGCCGATCTCTGTGTACGGTACGATGCGGACTTCGTCGGGTTTATCTTCCACGACAAGAGCCCCCGCAATATGACCGTGGAAAAAGTGCGCGCCATAGAAACGCCCACGCTCATGCGTACCGGCGTGTTTGTGGACCAGACCGTGGACGAGGTGAAGCGCACCATGCAGCACGCCCGTCTCAATCTGGCACAGCTGCACGGCGATCAGGACATCGAATTCTGCAAGGCACTGGGCAAGACGCGCGTCATGAAGGTTTTCTGGCCGGACCGTTACGCCACGCGTGAAGAGCTAGAGGCGGATATGGAGCGGTTTGCTCCCTACTCCCGTTTCTATCTCTTTGACGCAGGCACCGGTGGCGGCGGACACGGCAAGGGGCAGGACTGGTCCTTCCTCGCCGGACTTCGCGGCATAAAGACGTGGTTCATCGCAGGCGGCCTTGGGCCGGATACTATCAAGCAGGCCATAATGGGCTGCAATCCCTGCGGGCTGGACCTCAATTCCGGTGTGGAAAGCGCTCCGGGCGTCAAGAGCGAAGAAAAGCTCAAGGCCGTGTTCGACATGATCCATAATCCGCTGGTGGGTTAGACGGGAAACGTCGGAGGTTGGCTGTTTAGCCTGGCCTCCGGCGGGCAGGGCGCTGCCCTGCATCCGGCAGGAGGCACTGCCTCCTGCACCTCGATACGCGAGAGACTTCTGTTGTTGGGCAAGCTGCGCGGCTTCACCTCATTTCTGATATTTTTCAGGGTGGGGGGCGAGACCGCAGTTTGGCTTCAACGCGGATGGCGGGCTTGTAGGTAAAAGGGTTTTCAAAGGGGGCGTTCCCCCTTTGGTTCTGCGAAGCGTCTTCTTCATAAGCGCCGCAGGCACATAATCCTGACGCACCGCAGGCTCTTCAAACTTCAGCAAACGAGCAGAGATCATGAAAAAAGGATACTTCGGCGACTTTGGCGGCCAGTTTGTGGCGGAATTGCTTATTCCCCCGCTGCGCGAGCTGGAGCACGCCCTTGAGACCATAGTTCCCTCCCCTGAGTTTCAGGCCGAGTTTTCGGCATTGTTGCAAGACTATGTGGGCCGCAAGAGCCCGCTCACGCATTGCCCGACCCTTTCCAGAGAGCTGGGCTTCAATCTGTGGCTCAAGCGTGAAGATCTGAACCACACCGGTTCGCACAAGATCAACAACACCCTCGGTCAGGCCCTTCTGACCAAATACATGGGCAAGCCCGCGTTGCTGACCGAAACCGGCGCCGGTATGAACGGCGTGGCCACGGCCACTGCTGCCCGTGCGCTGGATCTGGACTGCATCGTGTTCATGGGCGCAACGGACGTTGCCCGCCAGTCGCACAACGTGCGGCGCATGCAGCTGCTGGGGGCGGAAATCGTGCCCGTGCAGAACGGCACCAAGACCCTGAAGGATGCCATCAACGAGGCGCTGCGTTTCTGGATTGCAGAGCAGCGCACGCACCACTACTGCTTCGGCACGGCTGCCGGCCCGCATCCCTTCCCCACGCTGGTACGCGAGTTCCAGTCCGTGGTGGGACGCGAAGCGCGTGAGCAGATTCTGGAAAAGACGGGCGAGCTGCCGTATGCGGTGGTTGCCTGTGTCGGCGGCGGTTCCAACGCCATCGGCGCGTTCCACGCCTTTGTGCCGGATGCGTCTGTGAAGCTGGTGGGGGTGGAGGCCGCAGGCACCGGTGAACCCGGTTGCTATAACTCCGCACCGCTCAACCTTGGTTCGCGCGGCGTGCTGCACGGCCAGATGACCATGCTGCTGCAGGACGGGGATGGGCAGATCATGCCCTCGCATTCCGTTGCCGCAGGTCTGGATTACCCCGGCGTGGGACCGGAACATGCGCACCTGCACGATTCCGGCCGAGCCCACTACGGCACTGTCAATGATGCACAGGCACTTAAAGCCTTCATGACCCTTACCCGTTCAGAGGGCATAATGCCCGCCCTTGAAAGCTCGCATGCCGTGGCGTGGGTGCTGGAAAATAGGGACCGGATTCCGAAGGGGGCCAATGTCATCGTCAACCTTTCCGGTCGCGGTGACAAGGATATGGACATCATTGATGAGCACCTCGGTGCGCAGCCAGTGCACGGCAGAAAAGGGTAGGGTGGCAGCATGACAACTTCACGATTGACCGAACGTATCCGCAAGGTAAACGCGGCAGGCCGCAAGGCCCTTATTCCTTTCATTCCCGGTGGGTTTCCCGATCTCGGCCAGTTCTGGACGCATCTTGAGGCGCTGGATGCCGGTGGTGCGGACATCATCGAGATCGGCGTGCCCTTCTCGGACCCCTGTGCAGACGGACCTGTTGTGGAAAAGGCTTCCATTCAGGCGCTGGAAGCGGGCGTGTCCCTCAAGTGGCTGCTGGATGGCCTCAAGGCCCGTGCGGGCCGTTTTCAGGCAGAGCTGGTGCTCATGGGCTACCTGAACCCCTTCCTGCAATACGGGTTTGATAAACTGGCGGAAGACGCCGCAGCTGCCGGTGTTTCCGGCTTCATTATCCCCGACCTGCCGCTGAACGAGGATGCGCCGTATCGTGCAGCCCTGAAGGGTAAAGGCATGGCGCTGGTGCCGCTCGTGGGCCTGAACACCGATCTTGAGCGTATGAAGGCATATGCCGCAGAGGCTGAAGGCTATGTGTATGTGGTCTCGGTGCTCGGTACCACCGGCGCACGCGAGAGCTTTCCGGCAGAACTGGCGGATGCGCTGGCACGTGCGCGCGAGGCTTTCAGCGTGCCCATTGCGCTCGGCTTCGGTATAAAGGAACCCGGTCAGCTCAAAGTGTTCGGCGATTCCATCGACGCTGTGATATTCGGCAGCGCACTGATCACGCATATCCGCGAAACAGGCAGCGTGGATGCGTTCATGGCCCGTTGGGCATAGCGCTCTCAGTCTGTTCCGGAAACGGAAGTTTGCAAATACAGGCCGGTCTCCGCAGGGGACCGGCCTATTATTATGGCTGGCTATTTATCCGTGCATTGTTTTGACCGGATACTTGCCGGTAACTTGTTTTCTGGTATGCTTTTCGTATGTACGAGATAATTGAGAATTTATTAGAATGTTGTGTTTCTGTAACCTCTTGCCTGCGGAGTTGCAGTGATGAAAAACGGCGAATTCGGCGTATTCAGCCGGTTATGCACCATGGTTGTTCTGGGCGTTTTGCTCCTGTTGCCTTGCCTCGCATTTGCAGACGGGCAGGGGCGTCCTGCCACGCAGGCGGAGAAGGACTACCACGCAAGGGTGCTGCAGGTATTTGCTAAAGCGCTGCCCCCGGCTCCGGAGGGCTGGCAGATCTCACGGCAGACCGAAATCCGGATTCCTGAGGTGGTGGGAGAAGGATGCGAAGCCAATCCCATGCCTGTGGAATACGAAATTCTGTGGGAAGATGCTGCGCGTCGTGACGAGGCTATGGAGGCCATGACGCAGGCCGGAGTTCAGGTTCTGCAAAAGGAAGCGGCCACAGATTCTGCCACAGACTCTGCCGGGAACCTTGCCGGAAACTCTGCCAAGAACATGGAGGCCGCCTATACCGCACTGGCAGATGAGCTGGGCAAGGCCGCAGATGCCGGTGACCATGCGCGGGTGCAGTCGCTTACCGCAGAACTGGAAGCGATGGCGCAGAAAATGCGCGCTGTATACGAAAAGTGTGATCAGGAATTACAGGCGGCAATGCAGGAACACGAGGTTCGCGATATCCGGGCTTCCGTGTTCATCACGACCAACCGTTTCAGCGAGCACATGAGCGGTTCCGCAACGGAGGGTGAGCCCGTTGCCGGGTGCAAGACCGTGCGGCACGAAGGGTACCGCGATCCGCATTACGGCTGGGCCGAGGGCTCAACCTACATATTCATGGGGCATGACTGGGGTGTGGATGCTGGGCAGGAGCCTGCCGCCATGACCGCACAGGTGAAGCCAGACGTGCCGCATACAGAAATTCAGACGATCATCGTGCGCATCCAGGCTTCGCCGGAAAGGACAGATGAGCTTATCTCCGGCATGGACTGGGAAGTCCTTTCCGCTCTGCTGGGTTCCCGCTGATTCTTGCCGGGTTCCACCGGTTCCCACCGGTTCCCACAGATACCCGCCGGCTCCTGTCGGCTTTTTAAAGAAGCATTATTAATAGCTGTCAGGTGCTGACACCGGGGTGGGCCTGTATTACTCTGGACTGAAATATACAAGGTACCGGAACGCCATGAAACGTCTGCTCGCCGCCATGTTTATCCTGATGCTCCTCCCGACAGCGGGGGACTTTGCCGTTGCTGATAAGAGCGAGGTGCCTTTCAGGGTGATCATGCCGATTGACAATTGGCCTCCCTATCGCGTCGTCTCCAACGGAACCATGAGCGGGCTGGACCTTGACCTTATGAAGGAACTGACGGAGCGCGTGTCGTTCAGGGTTGAGTTTCAGCCCATGCCGTGGAACCGCAGCCTTGTGCAGATGCAGCAGGGCAAGGTGGATGCCATGACCGGACTTGCCAGAAGGCCGGAACGTGAGCAATTCATATACTACATCGAACCGCCGTATTCCGTCTGTTCCACCGTATTCTACACGCCCGAAGGCAAGGGACGTTCCATTCGTACCTATGAAGACCTCAAGGGCAGACGACTCGGTTATGTTTTCGGCTCCGCCTATTTTCAGCAGTTTGATGAAGATCAGACCCTTGGCAAGATAGGTGTGGCCACAGAAGAACAGCTTATCAAAATGATATTGGCGGGCAGGCTGGATGTATTTGTGGGAACTGACTGTCAGGTGGACTACGAGCTTGTTTCGCAGGGGCTGACCGATAAGATAGAAAAGGCCGCGTTCAGACCCGGCAACACGGTGACTTTGTATTTCGGGGTATCCCGTTACTCCATGTTTTTCAGCTATGTGGAAGATCTTGAAAGGGTTATGCGCCAGATGAAGCAGGACGGCACCATACAGCGCATTAACGAAAATTATTTCAGACCCGCAGGAAAAGGGAAGCGGCAATAAGGCTGCCCCCCACCGTCTGCTTATACTTCTGCCTGCCCATACCCAGTCTGCCATCATCTTCCTGATGGATGGTCCGGTTGCTCCACTGTCGGGGCGGCCGGTTTTTTATTTTTCCACTCTTGAAGCTGTGTCCGAGGTGCGTGTCTATATGCGTTCAGCCGTGGTTTCGGTCAGCAATTTTTCAGAAAAAAATATGCGTTAACGATGGGTTGGTGTGTGTGAGCCACTTCCCTCCGCCCGTGTCTTAGGCTATCCTCATCCCATGACCGACTTGATACGCCGCAAATACGTCATTCAGGGGCAGGTGCAGGGGGTGGGGTTCCGGCCCTTCGTGTATCGCATTGCGCTGGATAATGCCATGACAGGCACGGTCAGCAATACGTCCGACGGGGTGTTCATCGAGGTGCAGGGGCCGTCAGCCGCCTTGGAGCAGTTCGGATGTGACCTGACGGACAAGTTACCCCCGTTGGCGCAGGTTGTTTCCCGCACCGAAGAAGACTTGCCCGTGCACGAAGGTGAGGAAGCCTTCATCATCGTTGCCAGCAGCGGCAGCAGCGGCAACACTGTGCTCATAAGCGCCGATGTGGCCACCTGCGACGACTGTCTTGCGGATATGTTCGATCCGGCCAACCCGCGCTATCTCTATCCCTTCACCAACTGCACCAACTGCGGCCCTCGGTATACCATCACCCGCTCCGTTCCCTACGACAGGGACAAAACATCCATGGCCTGTTTTCCGCTGTGTCCTTCGTGCAGGGCGGAATACGAGAACCCGCTGGACAGGCGCTTCCATGCGCAGCCCAACGCATGTCCCGTGTGCGGTCCGCATGTCTGGATGACGACTCCCGATAAGGGAAGCGCAGATGCCGATGGACCCGAACAGGCCGAGGTGTGCCGCGAAACCGAGGCCATCCGCCAGACGGCAAAGGCCCTGAGCAAGGGTCGCATTGCTGCCATCAAAGGGCTCGGCGGTTTTCATCTTGCCTGCGATGCCACAAATGAAGAGGCGGTAACCGCCCTGCGGACACGCAAGAACCGTTGGGGCAAACCCCTTGCCGTGATGGTGCCTGATGTGGCCGCTGCCCGCCTGCTTGCCCATGTCTCAGAGGCGGAAGCCGCACAGATGGCATCGCGTGAGCGGCCCATTGTGCTGTGCAGGGCGCTGGATGCCGGTGCTCTGGCTCCGGCGGTTATGCCGGATACGCACTATGTGGGTATCATGCTGCCGTATACGCCGCTGCATCATGTGCTGTTCCATTTTTTGCGGGAATTTTCCACAGGTCAGGTTCCGGCGCTGGTGATGACCAGCGGCAACATGAGCAGCGAGCCCATTGCCCTTGGCAACCGCGAAGCGCTCAGGCGGCTGCACGGCATTGCCGATCTTTTTCTGTTGCACAACCGCGACATTCTCATCCGCACGGATGACTCTGTTCTGCGGGTGCATCCCGAAACTCAGGAACGCCAGTTCTTCCGCCGCGCGCGCGGGTTTACGCCCCGCCCCGTATTTCTGGAGGGCGACGGTCCCTGCGTGCTCGGCACAGGGCCGGAACTCAAGAATACGCTCTGTTACACGCGCGGTGCGCAGGCCTTTGTTTCCCAGCATATCGGCGATATGCAGAATCTGGAAACATACGGGTTCTATCAGGAGATAGCAGCCCATCTTGCAGATATCCTGCAGGTGGAGCCGCAGGCCGTTATCCGCGATCTGCATCCCGATTATCTTTCCACGCGCTATGCCGAGGGGCTGTCGAAGAAGCGCGGCATTCCCGTGCTCACCCTGCAGCACCATTATGCCCACATACACAGCGTGCTGGCGGAAAACCGGTATGAAGGCCCTGCGCTCGGCCTTGCGCTGGACGGCACCGGATACGGTGAAGACGGCACCATATGGGGCGGCGAGCTGCTCTATGTGGATAACGTGGAACTGGAGCACGAACGCATCGGTCAACTGGCACCCATGCCCCTGCCCGGAGGCGAGGCGGCCATCCGCGAGCCGTGGCGTATTACACAGGGGTTGCTCTGGGAGCTGGGTGTTTTTGAACCGGATACGCGCATGTGGACATGGTGGGAGGAATTTTCCAAAGCGGCAGCATTCCTGCCGCAGATACTTGAGCGGCGCATAAACACGCCCGCCACCTCGTCCTGCGGGCGGCTTTTTGATGCTGTTGCTGCCATGCTCGGCGTATGCCACACGGTGCGGTACGAGGGGCAGGCAGCCATCATGCTGGAAAAGATTCAGGATTTTTCCATAACGGACGGCTATGAATGTCCGGTTCTGCCCGATGCGCAGCCCGCCGTGCTGGATACGCATACCCTGTTCATGCAGGCCTACATGGACTGGTGCATGGAAGTGCCGGAATCCGTCATTGCGCGGCGGTTTCATGTGGGGCTTATCAACGGCGTGGCCGAGCTGACAGCCGCTGTTTCCGGTATCATGGGTATCGATGTGGTGGGGCTGTCCGGCGGGGTGATGCAGAACCGCACCATGAGTATTGAGCTGCCCAAGGCTTTGCGAGAGCGCGGTTTGACTCCGCTGGTGCATACGCAGTTGCCGCCTAATGATGGGTGTATTTCGTTGGGGCAGGCCGCATGGGGCAGGAAGATGTTGTTGCGGGGCTAGGGTGAAGAATTTCGGATTTTTGGAAGCAGGCAGAGATGTCTGCTTTTTTGTTGGCTTGTGTCTGCTTGTTTATCCTTTCACCGACTGCATTGAGTCTTGGCTAGTTATCCCTTTTGCTGCTTTCAGCAAGGCCCCCTCTGGACTCCCCCTGCCTCGCCCCTGCTGTTTCGTTGGCTGGTGTTTCTGTGCTGCCGTGGAAGCGAAGCGCTTCCAATCGGCTTGAGGGTTGAAGGGAGGCCGTGCGCTGTTGGTTGGTATTGGCTAGGTGGGGCCTTCACCGACTACGTTTAGTCTTGGCCAGTTTTCCCTTTTGCTGCCTTCAGCAGGACCAGAAGGGGCCTCAGCCGGGGCGTGCCGCCCCTCAGCAAGGCCCCCTCTGGACTCCCCCTGCCTCGCCCTTGCTTTTTCGTTGGCTGGTGTTTTCGTCTTGCCGTGGAAGCGAAGCGCTTCCAATCGGCCTGCCATTTCGGGTGGGAAGGCACGGGTAGATGTAGCCAGTCCTGCCAGCATGCGAAGCGCATGCAATCGGCCCGTTCATTTCATAGCATAATCCTTGTATAGTTCTACAAAGCTGGAACGGTATGCGGTTCGCGTGTTCTGGGCACTCATCGTTTAGGGATTGTCCAAAAGAATCTTTGCTTGCGTTGGAATCACTCGTCGATTGGAAGCGCTTCGCTTCCACGACAGGAGGAACAACGGCTGACCGCTGATCGGACCGGAGGCCTTTGCTGTCGAGGGAAAGGGGGTACAGATGCTCCGGTGTTGCCATCCGAGACAGTTGCAAAGGGCGGAGGTGACGGGGGCGTGAGTCAGCGGAAGATGAAGAGAAGGGCAGGGCCTAGCATGATCCAAAAAGCGCGGGGGGAGTGGAGAGGGGGCAGCGCGCTGGCGGCCCCGCTCTCCCCGCCGGAGGCTTAGTCCGTCGGGGAAGCAGAGAACGGAGAGATAACGAAACAAACTACTGCGTCATTGCCATCTTGCCCGTCGCTTCGCCAATATTTCCGGACCTGCTTACAGACCATTGCTTGCGACAGAAGGGAGTGTCGATTGGAAGCGCTTCGCTTCCACGACAGGACACTCTATGGCTGACCGTTGATCGGACCGGAGGCCTTTGCTGTCGAGGGTAGGGGTACAGATGCCCCGGTGTTGCCATGCGAGACAGTTGCAAAGGGCGGAGGTGACGGGGGCGAGAGTCAGCGGAAGATGAAGAGAAAGGCAGGGCCTTGCATGGTCCAAAAAAGCGCGGGGGGAGTGGAGAGGGGGCCACGCGCTGGCGGCCCCGCTCTCCCCGCCGGAGGCTTAGCCCTTCGGGGAAGCAGAGAATAGAGAAACAACGGCATGAATCATCGAGGCACTGCCAGCCAGCCTCTTAGCTGATTATTTCTGGCACTTCCCACAAAACACGGTCGTCCGCCCTGCAACCTTGGCGGTGCTGAGCTTTCTGCCGCATACCGTGCACTTCTCACCAGCTTTGCCGTAAACCAGAAAATTATTCTGAAACGCCCCTGCGTCGCCGTGAGCATCCCGATAATCCCGTATGGATGAGCCGCACTCGCGTATTGCCAGTTGCAACACCGCCTGCATTACACCGTGCAGAGCCCTCAGCTTTGCTTCCGGTATGCTGTCGCAGGCGGCATCCGGTCGTATGCGTGCGCGGAAGAGGGATTCATCCGCATAGATGTTGCCAATGCCCGCAATGACGGTCTGGTCCAGCAGGGCAGCCTTGATGCGGGTGCGCCTGCCGCGCAGAAGCTGCACAAAGGCATCTTCGCCAATCTCCAAAGGTTCCGGTCCGAGCTTCTGCCAGAAATTCCACTCCGTGAAATCCTGCGCAGCAAGGGCGCGGCAGTAGCCGAACTTGCGTGCATCATCGAAAAAGACACGGCTGCCATCCGACAGGTCGAATATGATGCGGGTGTGCACAGCAGGGGGCGTGCCTTGCGGATACACGAACAGGCGCCCTGTCATCTTGAGATGAAAGGCCACATGCGTCGGCTGGCTACTCGGCTGCGGGGCAACCACGGGCTTGTCAGTTGCGGATGCGCTGGCAGGGGCAATATCCATCAGCAGCACTTTGCCGCGTCTGTGCACGCGACTGATCACACAGCCTGTAACGCGGTGCTCCAGCAACTCGCGGCGTCCTTCCACCGTTGAGTCGTTGAGAATATGCACGGCGGTAACTGTGCGCCCCTCAACCTGCGGGGCAAGACCTCTGGCAATGGTTTCAACTTCCGGTAGTTCGGGCATGGGAGTCCCTTCGGGGGATGAATCAGTTGGCTGCGGGAGCTTGAGGCGGGGACGATTCTTCCGTCTTGCCGACAGGCATGACAAGCTCGGTCTGCACGGTGCCGCGCAGCACGGTGAACACAAGGTCCTTTCCGGCTTTGGCGGCTTCCAGTCCTGCGGTGTGCAACACCCACATGGAATCAACCGCCGTGCCGTTGGCTGCGGTGATAATGTCGCCCTTCATGAAACCGGCCTTGGCGGCACGGGAGCCGGGCAGCACGTCCAGCACCTGCGCACCACCATCCACCTGCAGCAGGCTGAAGCCCATGCGGCTCTGGTGGGTGAGGCGGCAGTAATACTGCATGTCGGCTTCCAGCGGGTCCAGCGGTTCGGTGCCGCGCCACGGGGTGACGAGCAGCACGCGCGATTCCGGATGCAGCTTGCGTATGCGGTGCGCCATGCCCCAGCCGAATTCCACATGGCCGGAACCTATGAGCACCACAACGGGATTGCCGGTTTCATCCTTGGCCTTGATGGCCTGTTCGGCCATGGCCGTATCCCACAGGGACTGGATGAGGAAAAAGCGGTCCATGCGGCCCGTCATCTTATCCTTGGGGGCAGGAGAAGCTGCCTGTGCAGACTGGTCGCCGGAAGGCTGGGTGACAGACTGTTGCATGCCAGCCGGCAGAGTGCCGGAAGCCAGAATATCAGACGGCCGAGTGCCGGAAGCCTGAGTATCAGAAGGTTGAGAACCGGAACCCTGCACACCCGTGACATTCATATCGGAAGGCTGACTGTCAGCAGATTGCGGCGCCTGCTTCAGAGTCTGATCAGGCGTCTGGTCCGGTGACCGCTCGGGCGCGGGCACAGAAGGCGTCTTGCCAGCCATGGCAGCGGGCTTTTGTCCCTTCATCATGCCTGCGACCTTGGTCATGGTGCCGTTCACCATGGCGCGGTGGGCATCAAACATTTCCTGCAGGGCTTCGCGCTGGGCATCGGATGCCGGAATGATCTTGGCGGGCAGCAGGGCGCGTTCTTCAGGCGCAAGGCTGGAAATACCACCCCTGCTGACTTTTTTGACGATGGTCTGCGGCACGTTCAGCGCGCGGAGCGGCAGTTTGCGGGCATAGACCGTCTCGAATACGGGACGGTAGAGGTCGGAATCATACCCCCATGCCTTTTTCCAGTCGGTGGCGTTGGCAAATTGATCAAGCGGAACGCTGCCTGCGTTCACCTTGTCCAGAAGGGGCTGGTGGTCGATTGGGAACATCTCCAGCCCCACGGTGAACCGCTGGCCGGAATCGGAAAGCGCCTGCATGAGTCTGGCCTGCATGAGGTGGTCGCAGGGAACGGTATGCCCCTCGCCGATGAGAATGAAATCGGCATTGCGGGCGCGTTCGACAAACGAGGCGGTATTGGTGAGCAGGGGCGTTGCGGTGCCGTTGGCAACCAGCAGGGTGCCTTCTTCAAGGCCGGGGAGAAGAGCCGCAGATTTGGGAACAGGCGGCTGCGCCTGATGTGCGCAGCCGCCCAGAATGATCAGGAAAGCAAGGATACAGAGAGCCGAAAGGCTGCGTAATCCTGCTGTTAATCCCATATACGCTTGTCCTCGATGGGACGAATCTGCGGAGGCAGAGAGCCGGGGGTGAGCACCTTGAGCGAGGGACGCAGTTTGATCTTCTCGCGGAACTGGTGCAGCAGCTCGTCCTCACGCTTGAAGTTGCTGGCTTCAATGTAGAGGATCATTTCGTCAATGCCGCCGGGGTTGGTAACTTCGATCTGCCAGCGCTTGATTTCGTCAAAGCGGGCCATGACCTGCTCAACCTGATGCGGGTACACGAACATGCCCTTGATGCGTGCGGTGGTGTCCACGCGGCCCACAATGGAACCGATGCGGGGAGAGGTACGTCCGCAGGCGCAGGGGGAACGGTCAACGTAGCCAAGGTCGCCGGTGGCAAGGCGGATAAGCGGGTAGGTCTTGTTGAAGGCCGTTACCACGATTTCGCCCACTTCGCCGTCCTTGAGCGGAATGCCGGTGTCAGGATGGCAGATTTCCACATAGGCGCGGTTGGCAATGTGCAGGCCGGTCTTGTGGAAGCATTCGTAGCCGATGCAACCCACGTCGGCGGTGCCGTAGCCCTGACGCATGAGCAGGTCGAACTTCTTTTCCAGCTGCGAACGCATCTTTTCGGAAATCTTTTCGCCGGTCACGAAGGCCACTTCGAGGAACAGGTCCTTACGCAGGTTCAGGCCCTTTTCTTCGGCCTTCTGGGCAAGGTGCATGAGGTAGCTGGGCGTACCCACGTAGCCGGTAACGCGCAGCTTCTGCATGATTTCAAGCTGGGTGGCGGCGTTGCCGGGGC
Encoded proteins:
- a CDS encoding phenylacetate--CoA ligase family protein; the encoded protein is MTRKDRTEGIYSRREVLDESERRQYYLIQLKDLLSYAYRYSEDVKKRFDRAQFQVEKFKTLSDLKHIPILKKKELIFLQSMGPRLGGLLTKDLGELKRIFLSPGPIFDPEDRADDYWGYTEGFYSAGFRSGDVAQITFNYHLAPAGLMFEEPLRNLGCATIPAGPGNAATQLEIMQKLRVTGYVGTPSYLMHLAQKAEEKGLNLRKDLFLEVAFVTGEKISEKMRSQLEKKFDLLMRQGYGTADVGCIGYECFHKTGLHIANRAYVEICHPDTGIPLKDGEVGEIVVTAFNKTYPLIRLATGDLGYVDRSPCACGRTSPRIGSIVGRVDTTARIKGMFVYPHQVEQVMARFDEIKRWQIEVTNPGGIDEMILYIEASNFKREDELLHQFREKIKLRPSLKVLTPGSLPPQIRPIEDKRIWD